A region of the Polynucleobacter asymbioticus genome:
CTATCAGAGCTTGAGCAAAGAAGAAGTGGATGCCTTTATTAATGACAGAATTTCTGCAATTGAACCTGATTCTCGTATCTCAGGTGTTGCCAGTCTCAATTGTTCGATTAACGAAGAGCAGTTCACCTCAGATATCGAAACCATTCAGGAATACATCCGCAATGGCGATACTTATCAGATTAATCACACCTTTCGGATTAGGGGTGAAACCTATGGCGATCCACTCGCACTATATGCTCGATTAAGAAGCCGCCAGCCAGGAAGATTTGGCGCATTTATTTCTGAAGACTCAAGCTGTATTCTGTCTCAATCACCTGAATTATTCATTCAGAAGCAAGGCAATACCTTAAGAGCCATGCCAATGAAAGGCACTGCAAGTGCATTAAGTGATTCCGCCGAGAATCTATCAGCTGACGCAAAGAATCAAGCAGAGAACGTGATGATTGTCGATTTGTTGCGCAACGATCTGAGCCGGCTAGCTTTACCAGGAACAGTGAGCGTTCCACAACTCTTTGAGGTTGCCAGATATGGCGATGTTCTGCAGATGACATCAACAGTGCAAGCTGAAATGAAGCCGGGAATTCAATTGCATGATGTGCTCAATGCTGTCTTTCCTTGTGGCTCAGTTACTGGCGCCCCCAAAAAACGTAGCATGGAGATCATCCAAGAATTAGAGGCACAAGAACGCGGCTACTATTGTGGCGCTTTAGGCTGGATTGATCCTAGCGGTGACTTTGCATTTAGCGTTCCGATCCGCACTCTTGAGGTCGATCAAAATACAAAGACTCATGCATCACCCTTTACCTTAGGCATTGGCGCAGGCATTACGATTGACTCAGAAGCAAGTCAAGAATGGGAAGAGTGCCAAATTAAAGCAGCGTTCCTAGCTACGTTACCCAGTGAATTAGGTTTATTCGAAACTATCCTAATTCGTCAGGGCAAGCCCCAACATCTTGAGCTTCACTTATCACGTTTAACTCAGTCGGCTTTGGCCCTCGGTATTCCCTGCTCGATTGCAGACCTGATTCAAGTTGTTGAGAATGGATGCAAGCAATGTACCGGCGATACTGAGTATCGATTGCGATTAGATTTGGATCATGCTGGCAAGCCGAGTTATCAAATAGCTTCAATCAGCCCCATTGAAGGCTCAGTAAAG
Encoded here:
- a CDS encoding bifunctional chorismate-binding protein/class IV aminotransferase yields the protein MILLDDAQSNHAKPSSRLYEEALQSWTIYPKTKPSETIAAVDACLQSVNEALLRGEYVVAAFAYELGLYIHQIDSHPIKETNPHPLVQAWSFKSYQSLSKEEVDAFINDRISAIEPDSRISGVASLNCSINEEQFTSDIETIQEYIRNGDTYQINHTFRIRGETYGDPLALYARLRSRQPGRFGAFISEDSSCILSQSPELFIQKQGNTLRAMPMKGTASALSDSAENLSADAKNQAENVMIVDLLRNDLSRLALPGTVSVPQLFEVARYGDVLQMTSTVQAEMKPGIQLHDVLNAVFPCGSVTGAPKKRSMEIIQELEAQERGYYCGALGWIDPSGDFAFSVPIRTLEVDQNTKTHASPFTLGIGAGITIDSEASQEWEECQIKAAFLATLPSELGLFETILIRQGKPQHLELHLSRLTQSALALGIPCSIADLIQVVENGCKQCTGDTEYRLRLDLDHAGKPSYQIASISPIEGSVKLFWASDLFSDPSKAIFHSGNVLLRHKVNSRTIYDQAWKLSESLGGFDALFINEQGFVTEGGRSSIFIKSGDRWLTPPVSAGLLPGVMRSIVLSDPQWNAHETNLTIEDVLGAKEIMLSNALRGLIPAHF